A region of Halalkaliarchaeum desulfuricum DNA encodes the following proteins:
- a CDS encoding outer membrane protein assembly factor BamB family protein has product MGHHSLRATVPPWRVAAVVVGFVLAVLIAGVAVGAIGPGLSSVDSGAIDGAVAQAEPVVGDDWPSVRGGPALTGANPGAPGPADDVGPAWIVRTGATGGGPAVSEGTLYTGNRHGDVIALDAESGSVEWQTELEGGVWTTPAVTDTRVLAVHVGWEMADTLVALDRETGEIEWEYELGFDVTESPTVADDGSVAVAGTDNGERVILGVDPTPPEDEWPDLWRVTHEGQAGLPVVTDDAVYSLGGQQRTSEDPTVLHAFDRDSEELQWTQSVDGYTRHLLLADGTLYTHTSERLYAVDPDTGEIREEYDIDVHYDTPMAYADGTLYYPTSTGYEEPAGVAAFDTDAGDVVWTEWSVDDPRSPPTVGSEHVYISDSDAIYAIDRESGTLAWQHRPGDPYGGTDNELAVVDDTVYATHMVRTTQALTEGGDAREGGVVDLVRWLRDNAELGMASFGAVGGLLGGLVGAGLTWGLIRLGNYSRLPPTIFAGKLRRRPLAAVSRRDAVFAHFLAGVALSTVFGALFLGIQLGLPRLFGPLGGVAGPLLLGALFLWPPVFAALAIGGPWAVIAYRWLPEHETALDRPAGRIKREWAIVHVVFAFVAVPIYGLVTFLLGMLVFFV; this is encoded by the coding sequence ATGGGCCATCACTCGCTTCGAGCCACAGTTCCGCCGTGGCGCGTCGCGGCAGTCGTCGTCGGATTCGTCCTCGCGGTTCTCATCGCGGGCGTCGCCGTCGGGGCGATCGGTCCCGGACTTTCTTCTGTCGACTCGGGGGCGATCGACGGGGCTGTGGCCCAGGCGGAGCCGGTCGTCGGGGACGACTGGCCGTCCGTGCGCGGCGGTCCCGCACTGACGGGAGCGAATCCGGGAGCGCCCGGCCCGGCCGACGACGTCGGGCCGGCCTGGATCGTTCGGACCGGGGCGACGGGCGGCGGCCCCGCCGTCTCCGAGGGCACGCTTTACACCGGCAATCGGCACGGCGACGTGATCGCGCTGGACGCCGAGTCGGGCAGCGTCGAGTGGCAGACGGAACTGGAGGGTGGCGTCTGGACCACGCCCGCAGTGACCGACACTCGCGTGCTCGCAGTTCACGTCGGATGGGAGATGGCGGACACGCTCGTGGCCCTGGACAGGGAGACCGGCGAAATCGAGTGGGAGTACGAACTGGGCTTCGACGTGACTGAATCGCCGACCGTGGCCGACGACGGCAGCGTTGCAGTCGCCGGAACCGACAACGGCGAACGGGTGATCCTCGGCGTCGATCCGACGCCGCCGGAGGACGAGTGGCCCGACCTGTGGCGGGTCACCCACGAGGGGCAGGCTGGCCTCCCAGTGGTGACCGACGACGCGGTCTACTCGCTGGGCGGGCAACAGCGGACGTCCGAGGATCCGACCGTTCTGCACGCGTTCGACCGTGACTCGGAGGAACTCCAGTGGACGCAGTCTGTCGACGGGTACACGCGTCACCTCCTTCTGGCCGACGGTACCCTGTACACCCACACGAGCGAGCGCCTCTATGCGGTTGATCCTGACACGGGGGAGATCCGCGAGGAGTACGACATCGACGTCCACTACGACACGCCGATGGCGTACGCCGACGGAACCCTGTACTACCCGACGAGCACGGGCTACGAGGAGCCTGCCGGCGTGGCGGCGTTCGACACCGACGCCGGCGACGTCGTCTGGACCGAATGGAGCGTCGACGATCCGCGATCCCCACCGACGGTCGGCAGCGAACACGTGTACATCTCCGACAGCGACGCGATCTACGCGATCGATCGCGAGTCGGGCACCCTCGCATGGCAGCACCGCCCCGGCGATCCCTACGGAGGGACCGACAACGAGCTCGCGGTCGTCGACGACACCGTCTACGCGACCCACATGGTCAGAACCACGCAGGCGCTGACCGAGGGCGGGGACGCGAGGGAAGGTGGCGTCGTGGACCTGGTGCGATGGCTCAGGGACAACGCCGAACTCGGCATGGCGAGCTTCGGGGCCGTCGGCGGGCTCCTCGGCGGCCTCGTCGGGGCCGGCCTCACGTGGGGACTGATCCGGCTGGGCAACTACTCGCGGCTTCCGCCGACGATCTTCGCCGGGAAACTCCGCCGCCGGCCGCTCGCGGCGGTTTCCCGGCGGGACGCCGTGTTCGCTCACTTCCTGGCGGGCGTCGCGCTCTCGACTGTCTTCGGGGCGCTATTCTTGGGTATTCAGCTGGGACTCCCCCGCCTGTTCGGCCCGCTCGGCGGGGTGGCCGGGCCACTGCTGTTGGGGGCGTTGTTCCTCTGGCCGCCGGTGTTTGCGGCGCTTGCGATCGGCGGACCGTGGGCGGTGATCGCGTATCGGTGGCTACCGGAACACGAGACGGCGCTCGATCGTCCGGCGGGCCGGATCAAACGCGAGTGGGCGATCGTCCACGTCGTCTTCGCGTTCGTCGCCGTCCCGATCTACGGGCTCGTGACGTTCCTGCTCGGAATGCTGGTCTTTTTCGTTTGA
- a CDS encoding M61 metallopeptidase family protein, whose product MRPIPPGWLVGLFLAVLVLGGGAVAAGIGPAGVDGDTHGISDVDGFDAVVDTAPDEGPALLIGDDGIVDPARSTDDDITMRTQLRQVDLAGEYGATTRFAVPDRVSRIEVTLPTEAKSVEATGFETDDGTTYEWDGSTDEPWLRYRVDANRTSEPGPLAGDGDHLFVDTDEWGLVRVPNLRVGWGWRGADVRLHRETAVDGEGAAGDVVAYLGPGEEHVREAHGQRFRLVVPEAADMEEPPEAVLDAFADGSDALRVGSRDPSVFVVAAPTDDVAWAVRGLQTGPADMWVRDLERLDDPENVWMHEYVHSRQGYQANPSARWFTEGSATYYAALLTLERGDVDFDTFRRVLARGERSPQSGSVLADPTTWQNNADYTKGALVAGEVDRRVRLATDGEATLATVFRGMNARDEPVDGAAVLGLVDDAGGSAVAAEADRFTTTEAVPSMWDREAHDEAFGRLPARIGYSIAADDAVRASGSYRDRPVAREPVVLVTGETLELAVEIENTGGTGGEYDLTMVEDGRVIESRDGRIGAGETITERFEREFDSTGDHEINVGGERLSVVVREPAEPTVVDVDVSPAAFTLGETATVTATVRNDARLPARGTFAVAVDGEEREPREVFLDVDGVETLEWAIQPEHDGEVTVRVGDRSRTISVSPTPTPTEPGETATRTPGFGPATAVIAIAAVILAVLGRRR is encoded by the coding sequence ATGCGTCCGATCCCACCGGGGTGGCTCGTCGGACTTTTTCTCGCGGTTCTGGTTCTCGGCGGTGGTGCTGTCGCCGCGGGGATCGGTCCGGCCGGTGTGGACGGGGACACACACGGGATCTCCGACGTGGACGGGTTCGACGCCGTCGTCGACACCGCTCCCGACGAGGGCCCCGCGCTCCTGATCGGCGATGACGGGATCGTCGATCCCGCCCGGTCGACGGACGACGACATCACGATGCGGACCCAACTCCGGCAGGTCGACCTCGCCGGGGAGTACGGTGCGACGACGCGGTTTGCCGTTCCCGACCGCGTGAGCCGTATCGAGGTGACCCTGCCCACGGAGGCGAAATCGGTCGAGGCGACCGGCTTCGAGACCGACGACGGAACGACCTACGAGTGGGACGGATCCACCGACGAGCCGTGGTTGCGGTACCGGGTGGACGCAAACCGGACGAGCGAGCCGGGGCCGCTCGCCGGGGACGGGGATCACCTCTTCGTCGACACCGACGAGTGGGGGCTCGTCCGGGTGCCGAACCTCCGCGTCGGCTGGGGATGGCGCGGTGCGGACGTCCGGCTCCACCGCGAGACCGCCGTCGACGGGGAGGGTGCCGCGGGCGACGTGGTAGCGTACCTGGGCCCGGGCGAAGAGCACGTTCGGGAGGCCCACGGTCAGCGCTTCCGGCTCGTCGTCCCCGAGGCGGCCGATATGGAGGAACCTCCAGAGGCAGTCCTCGACGCGTTCGCCGACGGCTCGGACGCCCTCCGGGTGGGGAGCCGCGATCCGTCGGTGTTCGTCGTCGCGGCGCCGACCGACGACGTCGCGTGGGCGGTGCGTGGACTCCAGACCGGCCCGGCGGACATGTGGGTACGGGACCTCGAACGCCTCGACGATCCGGAGAACGTCTGGATGCACGAGTACGTCCATTCCAGACAGGGGTACCAGGCGAACCCGAGTGCCCGGTGGTTCACCGAGGGGTCGGCCACCTACTACGCCGCCTTGCTGACTCTCGAGCGCGGGGACGTCGACTTCGACACCTTCCGGCGGGTACTGGCTCGCGGCGAGCGCTCCCCACAGTCCGGGTCGGTGCTCGCGGATCCCACCACCTGGCAGAACAACGCCGATTACACCAAGGGTGCGCTGGTGGCCGGAGAGGTCGACCGACGGGTCCGGCTCGCCACCGACGGGGAGGCGACGCTCGCGACCGTCTTCCGGGGCATGAACGCCCGCGACGAGCCCGTCGACGGGGCGGCGGTTCTCGGACTCGTCGACGACGCCGGCGGCAGCGCTGTCGCCGCCGAGGCCGACCGGTTCACGACGACCGAGGCGGTGCCCTCGATGTGGGATCGCGAAGCGCACGACGAGGCGTTCGGCCGACTCCCCGCCCGCATCGGCTACTCGATCGCGGCCGACGACGCGGTGCGCGCGAGCGGTTCCTATCGGGATCGGCCGGTCGCCCGCGAACCGGTCGTCCTGGTGACAGGGGAGACGCTCGAACTCGCCGTCGAGATCGAAAACACCGGCGGCACCGGCGGGGAGTACGACCTGACGATGGTGGAGGACGGCCGGGTAATCGAGAGCCGCGACGGCCGGATCGGCGCCGGCGAGACGATCACAGAACGGTTCGAGCGGGAGTTCGACTCCACGGGCGACCACGAGATCAACGTCGGCGGGGAGCGGCTCTCCGTTGTGGTTCGCGAACCCGCCGAGCCGACGGTCGTCGACGTCGACGTCTCGCCGGCGGCGTTCACCCTCGGCGAGACGGCGACCGTCACCGCGACCGTCCGAAACGACGCCCGCCTGCCCGCCCGCGGAACGTTCGCCGTCGCCGTCGACGGCGAGGAACGCGAACCCAGGGAGGTGTTCCTCGACGTCGACGGGGTGGAGACACTCGAGTGGGCGATCCAGCCCGAACACGACGGCGAGGTGACGGTGCGGGTCGGCGATCGCTCGCGGACAATTTCCGTGTCGCCGACGCCGACGCCGACCGAGCCCGGGGAAACGGCCACACGAACACCCGGGTTCGGTCCCGCGACGGCAGTGATCGCGATCGCCGCGGTGATTTTGGCCGTTCTCGGAAGGCGTCGGTGA
- the cdd gene encoding cytidine deaminase — protein MDETNPIEDLLERAREALSNAHAPYSEYRVGAAIETADGTVYTGCNIENANYSNSLHAEEVAIAAAVTRGHVDFSRIAVTSGARDGVTPCGMCRQTLAEFCGESLVVLCDEGENEAPSEYTLGELLPNTISQDTLEASAEADGDR, from the coding sequence ATGGACGAGACGAACCCGATAGAGGACCTCCTCGAACGCGCCCGGGAGGCGCTCTCGAACGCACACGCTCCCTACTCGGAGTACCGGGTCGGGGCAGCCATCGAAACCGCCGACGGGACGGTGTACACCGGCTGCAACATCGAGAACGCCAACTACTCGAACAGTCTCCACGCCGAGGAGGTCGCGATCGCGGCGGCGGTAACGCGCGGCCACGTCGACTTCTCGCGGATCGCGGTCACCTCCGGCGCCCGGGACGGTGTCACCCCCTGTGGAATGTGCCGGCAGACCCTCGCAGAGTTTTGCGGGGAGTCACTGGTCGTGCTGTGTGACGAGGGGGAAAACGAAGCGCCGAGCGAGTACACGCTGGGAGAACTGCTGCCGAACACCATCTCACAGGACACCCTGGAAGCGTCGGCGGAAGCTGACGGCGACCGTTAG
- the gnd gene encoding phosphogluconate dehydrogenase (NAD(+)-dependent, decarboxylating), whose product MELGVIGLGRMGRIVVDRLLAADHSVVAYDVSAEATAAAAELGASPADSVGDLCDRLAEPKRIWLMVPAGDPVDETLAELEPHLGDEDVVVDGGNSHFEASLRRAEETDAAYLDCGTSGGPAGAELGFSLMVGGPAWAYEALAPAFDAVATGPEGHDRMGESGSGHYVKMIHNGVEYALMQAYGEGFELLHEGRYDLDLEAVARTWNNGAVIRSWLLELCEEAFREEGSDLGDVADHVAGGSTGTWTVQESLEQEVPLPLIYTALSERFGSRADARFSRRLANRLRYGFGRHEVARRDS is encoded by the coding sequence ATGGAACTGGGCGTCATCGGACTCGGGCGCATGGGACGGATCGTCGTCGATCGATTGCTCGCGGCGGATCACTCGGTCGTCGCGTACGACGTTTCGGCGGAGGCGACGGCCGCGGCCGCGGAGTTGGGTGCATCCCCGGCCGACTCGGTCGGGGACCTGTGTGACCGGCTCGCGGAGCCGAAGCGGATCTGGTTGATGGTTCCCGCGGGCGATCCGGTCGACGAGACGCTGGCGGAACTGGAACCCCACCTCGGGGACGAGGACGTCGTCGTCGACGGCGGCAACTCCCACTTCGAGGCCTCACTCCGTCGCGCGGAGGAAACCGACGCAGCCTACCTCGACTGTGGCACCTCCGGCGGTCCCGCGGGGGCGGAACTCGGCTTCTCGCTGATGGTCGGCGGTCCGGCGTGGGCGTACGAAGCACTCGCGCCGGCCTTCGACGCGGTCGCAACCGGCCCCGAGGGGCACGACCGCATGGGCGAGTCGGGTTCGGGCCACTACGTGAAGATGATCCACAACGGCGTCGAGTACGCGCTGATGCAGGCGTACGGGGAAGGGTTCGAACTGCTCCACGAAGGGCGGTACGATCTGGATCTCGAGGCGGTCGCCCGCACCTGGAACAACGGCGCAGTCATCCGGTCGTGGCTGCTGGAGCTGTGCGAGGAGGCGTTCCGCGAGGAGGGCTCCGACCTCGGTGACGTCGCCGACCACGTCGCCGGCGGCTCGACGGGCACCTGGACGGTCCAGGAGTCGCTGGAACAGGAGGTGCCGCTGCCGCTGATCTACACGGCGCTTTCAGAGCGGTTCGGCTCCAGGGCAGACGCCCGGTTCTCGCGCCGGCTCGCGAACCGGCTGCGGTACGGCTTCGGTCGACACGAGGTCGCTCGACGGGACAGCTAA
- the msrA gene encoding peptide-methionine (S)-S-oxide reductase MsrA: protein MTNQLETATFGGGCFWCIEAALEELAGVRQVTSGYAGGHTEDPTYGEVCSGGTGHAEVVQVEYDPDEIGYIDLLEVFFTIHDPTQLNRQGPDVGTQYRSIVLYHDDEQRQLADEFIEALDRVYDDDVVTELEPLETFYRAEDKHQNYFEKNPNDAYCTFHAQPKVEKVREKFEAKIES from the coding sequence ATGACGAACCAACTGGAAACCGCGACGTTCGGCGGCGGCTGCTTCTGGTGTATCGAGGCCGCACTCGAGGAGCTTGCGGGCGTCCGGCAGGTCACCTCCGGCTACGCCGGCGGACACACCGAAGACCCGACGTACGGGGAAGTCTGTTCGGGCGGAACCGGCCACGCCGAGGTCGTGCAGGTCGAGTACGACCCCGACGAGATCGGATACATCGATCTGCTCGAGGTGTTTTTCACGATCCACGACCCGACGCAGTTGAACCGGCAGGGGCCCGACGTCGGGACCCAGTACCGCTCGATCGTCCTCTATCACGACGACGAGCAACGCCAGCTTGCAGATGAGTTCATCGAGGCACTCGACCGAGTGTACGACGACGACGTGGTGACCGAACTCGAACCGCTCGAGACGTTCTATCGGGCCGAGGACAAACACCAAAATTACTTCGAGAAGAACCCCAACGACGCCTACTGCACGTTTCACGCACAGCCGAAAGTGGAGAAGGTGCGAGAGAAGTTCGAGGCGAAGATCGAGAGCTGA
- a CDS encoding SRPBCC family protein produces the protein MDEIRVSAVVYVPQEEAFEFLLDFPGYAEYSQYLEAVETYEGDGGPGTRYGLTFSWWQLSYTAHSKVTDVDSPDRIDWRLTKDIDAYGYWHVDPLELDPAETLKTDAAAVSGNPEGEACEVTFQVFFDPDSARAGVFDLPALVSFDWVLSKVIPRIKREAERIVSRAVADLEGQPRAVELDVHVDSQRL, from the coding sequence GTGGACGAGATTCGCGTCTCCGCAGTCGTGTACGTGCCCCAGGAGGAGGCGTTCGAGTTCCTTCTGGACTTCCCCGGATACGCGGAGTACTCCCAGTACCTCGAAGCCGTCGAAACATACGAAGGCGACGGCGGTCCGGGAACCAGATACGGACTCACGTTCTCGTGGTGGCAGCTATCGTACACCGCCCACTCGAAAGTAACTGACGTCGATTCGCCGGACCGTATCGACTGGCGGCTCACCAAGGACATCGACGCCTACGGCTACTGGCACGTCGATCCGCTGGAGCTGGATCCAGCGGAGACGCTGAAAACCGACGCGGCGGCCGTCTCCGGCAATCCGGAGGGGGAGGCCTGCGAGGTGACGTTCCAGGTGTTTTTCGATCCGGACTCCGCCCGCGCGGGGGTTTTCGATCTCCCGGCGCTGGTCTCCTTCGACTGGGTGCTCTCGAAGGTGATCCCCCGAATAAAACGCGAGGCAGAACGCATCGTCTCCCGTGCGGTCGCCGATCTCGAGGGCCAGCCCCGGGCGGTCGAACTCGACGTTCACGTCGACTCACAGCGGCTGTAG
- the hflX gene encoding GTPase HflX, whose translation MKAILAKRVDSGTADLTEIEDLAVSAGYDVVGRLTQTRTEDAAYHFGEGKVDELAELVERTDADAVILDNEVGPYQTFNIGQKLPEGVEVVDRFTLILDIFGQRANTRKAQLQVELAQLRYELPRAEAKASLAKRDERPGFMGLGEYDESREQDIKRQISEIREELESIADKERSRRKQRRDSGFDLVALAGYTNAGKSTLLRQLAAELDVDENEDRHPDLATTAESEDRLFTTLGTTTRRAKMERRDVLLTDTVGFISDLPHWLVESFQSTLDSVYRADLVLLVVDAGEPTRTMREKLVTSHDTLYERNEAPIVTVFNKIDRITDEELAEKRSALSDIAPNPVAVSAKTGAGIDRLRERVERELPDWQRERLVLPLSESTMGVVSWIHDNAHVEEESYSDDYVTLEFEARPAVVSKARAKAAEIAPAESV comes from the coding sequence ATGAAGGCAATTCTCGCAAAGCGCGTCGACAGCGGTACGGCCGATCTGACGGAGATCGAGGACCTCGCGGTTTCGGCTGGATACGACGTAGTGGGTCGACTCACCCAGACCCGAACGGAGGACGCGGCGTACCACTTCGGCGAGGGGAAAGTCGACGAACTCGCCGAACTGGTCGAACGGACGGACGCCGACGCTGTCATACTCGACAACGAGGTCGGCCCGTATCAGACGTTCAACATCGGACAGAAGCTTCCGGAGGGCGTCGAGGTCGTCGACCGGTTTACGCTGATCCTCGACATCTTCGGACAGCGAGCCAACACCCGCAAGGCGCAGCTACAGGTCGAACTGGCACAGCTGCGATACGAACTGCCGCGGGCGGAGGCGAAAGCCAGCCTCGCGAAACGCGACGAACGGCCCGGATTCATGGGACTGGGCGAGTACGACGAGTCCCGAGAACAGGACATCAAACGCCAGATCTCCGAGATCCGCGAGGAGCTGGAGTCGATCGCTGACAAGGAACGGTCCCGCCGGAAGCAGCGTCGCGACTCCGGGTTCGACCTCGTCGCGTTGGCCGGCTACACCAACGCGGGCAAGTCGACGCTGCTGCGCCAGTTGGCCGCGGAACTCGACGTCGACGAGAACGAGGACCGCCACCCCGATCTCGCGACGACTGCCGAATCCGAAGACAGGCTATTTACGACGCTGGGAACGACGACCCGCCGGGCGAAGATGGAGCGGCGGGACGTGTTGCTTACCGACACCGTCGGGTTCATCTCGGATCTGCCACACTGGCTCGTCGAGTCGTTCCAGTCGACGCTGGACTCCGTCTACCGGGCCGACCTGGTGTTGCTGGTCGTCGACGCGGGTGAGCCGACCCGGACGATGCGCGAGAAGCTCGTTACCTCTCACGACACGCTCTACGAGCGCAACGAGGCGCCGATCGTCACCGTTTTCAACAAGATCGATCGGATCACCGACGAGGAACTCGCGGAGAAGCGTTCGGCGCTGTCGGACATCGCCCCGAACCCGGTGGCCGTGTCGGCGAAAACCGGCGCCGGGATCGACCGCCTGCGCGAGCGCGTCGAGCGGGAGCTGCCCGACTGGCAGCGGGAACGGCTGGTGTTGCCGCTCTCGGAGTCGACAATGGGCGTCGTCTCCTGGATCCACGACAACGCTCACGTCGAAGAGGAGTCGTACTCCGACGACTACGTCACCCTGGAGTTCGAAGCCAGGCCGGCGGTCGTCTCGAAGGCCCGGGCGAAAGCAGCCGAAATCGCCCCGGCCGAATCAGTCTGA
- a CDS encoding helix-turn-helix domain-containing protein yields MSGIRASFVVGDAMGCPLARASTEVDGPIDDVSRSSQVGSDAIFEEFEVASPGDSDGLSDEDVRKVFSVDGVDVYRFERETADGCVCEVIERSENPISSIRAENGSLYLWLYASDVESIRSIVADLQAEFGDVQLRHLVRENDESGDDYVLVNRNHLTERQREVIRTAFAMGYFDYDSGTNAGDVAEALGISHSTFAEHLAAAQTKLLEPILSD; encoded by the coding sequence ATGAGCGGAATACGGGCGTCGTTCGTCGTGGGCGACGCGATGGGGTGTCCACTCGCGCGGGCGTCAACCGAGGTCGACGGGCCGATCGATGACGTCTCGCGGTCCTCGCAGGTCGGATCGGACGCGATCTTCGAGGAGTTCGAGGTGGCCTCGCCCGGGGATTCAGACGGGCTCTCCGATGAGGACGTCCGAAAGGTGTTCTCCGTCGACGGTGTCGACGTCTACCGATTCGAACGCGAGACTGCCGACGGCTGTGTCTGTGAGGTGATCGAACGCTCGGAAAACCCCATCTCGTCGATCCGCGCGGAGAACGGCTCGCTTTACCTGTGGCTGTATGCGTCCGACGTCGAGTCGATCCGGTCTATCGTTGCCGACCTCCAGGCGGAGTTCGGCGACGTGCAACTGCGCCATCTCGTCCGGGAAAACGACGAAAGTGGCGACGATTACGTCCTCGTCAATCGGAACCACCTCACCGAGAGACAGCGGGAGGTGATCCGGACCGCCTTCGCGATGGGCTACTTCGATTACGACAGCGGGACGAACGCCGGCGACGTCGCGGAGGCGCTCGGCATCAGTCACTCCACGTTCGCAGAACACCTCGCGGCCGCCCAGACGAAGCTGCTCGAACCGATCCTCTCAGACTGA
- a CDS encoding CBS domain-containing protein has protein sequence MDIADIVSTEYVEFTPDTRVSKLVGTFEDPTVKGVVVREEDGDVEGVVTRRQLASSYHPPDEKLGSLVWHVPQIAPDEDVRKVARLMTGSDSQYLPVIDGGELVGAVTADDILEAVEPFLDAATVADVYSKDLVSVTPDSTFGEALHVLRDNRIAHLPVVDGGEAVGILSLYDVMGIVVRSEGKSQGGDAAGTDPFGGEIAHSAGRTRRGGYGAREGELARMLELSVRDVMVSPVRTITPDRTLQDAVGEMFDVGGSALVVVDDGNANGIVTKTDLLDVLTWEAEGTRAVQLYGSDLLDDMTYSEVVEMIDAFDQRDRDMTVLDARIHLHEHDETLRGTPLLLARIRLHTDRGLYMASGEGYGASHAIGEAREVLQRRIQDRKTYGKSKKPRDEEFWEKRFGWWLES, from the coding sequence ATGGATATTGCCGACATCGTTTCGACGGAGTACGTAGAGTTTACGCCCGACACCCGGGTTTCGAAGTTGGTCGGGACGTTCGAGGATCCGACAGTCAAGGGGGTCGTCGTCCGCGAGGAGGACGGGGACGTGGAGGGCGTGGTCACGAGGCGCCAGCTCGCGAGTTCGTATCACCCACCGGACGAGAAACTCGGGTCGCTGGTGTGGCACGTTCCACAGATTGCGCCCGACGAGGACGTCCGCAAGGTCGCGCGGCTGATGACCGGAAGCGACTCTCAGTATCTCCCGGTGATCGACGGCGGTGAACTGGTCGGAGCCGTCACCGCAGACGACATACTCGAGGCGGTCGAACCGTTCCTGGATGCGGCCACCGTCGCCGACGTCTACAGCAAGGATCTCGTTTCGGTGACCCCCGACTCGACGTTCGGGGAGGCGTTGCACGTGCTCCGTGACAATCGCATCGCCCACCTTCCGGTCGTCGACGGCGGCGAGGCAGTCGGTATCCTCAGCCTGTACGACGTCATGGGAATCGTCGTCAGATCGGAGGGCAAAAGCCAGGGTGGGGACGCCGCCGGCACCGACCCGTTCGGCGGGGAGATCGCCCACAGCGCCGGCCGCACCAGGCGTGGCGGATACGGCGCCCGGGAGGGGGAACTCGCCCGGATGCTCGAACTCTCGGTCCGAGACGTGATGGTTTCGCCCGTCCGCACGATCACCCCCGACCGGACGCTCCAGGACGCCGTCGGGGAGATGTTCGACGTCGGCGGCTCGGCGCTGGTCGTCGTCGACGACGGAAACGCAAACGGGATCGTCACGAAGACGGACCTGTTGGACGTCCTCACCTGGGAGGCGGAGGGCACTCGGGCGGTGCAGCTGTACGGCAGCGACCTGCTGGACGACATGACTTACTCGGAGGTCGTGGAGATGATCGACGCGTTCGACCAGCGGGACCGGGACATGACGGTGCTCGACGCCAGGATCCACCTCCACGAGCACGACGAGACGCTGCGAGGGACGCCGCTTTTGCTCGCGCGGATCCGCCTGCACACCGACCGCGGGCTGTACATGGCGTCCGGCGAGGGGTACGGTGCGAGCCACGCCATCGGCGAGGCACGCGAGGTGCTCCAGCGGCGGATCCAGGACCGGAAAACCTACGGCAAGAGCAAAAAGCCGCGCGACGAGGAGTTCTGGGAGAAGCGGTTCGGCTGGTGGCTCGAAAGCTGA
- a CDS encoding alpha/beta fold hydrolase: MQRVRHHGRETAYRVSDRGGTGPTLLCIHGSGGSHGVWKSQSRLADRYRVVSLDLSGHGESDNVDAGAGTEALSAYATDVEAVAEETGADVLVGNSLGGAVAMWVTLEREFDPDGVVLVGTGAKLSVLEDLLVWLSEDFDRVIEFLHASDRLFHDPDERLLELSRESMRTAGRAVTERDFRTCHTFDIRDRLDGIDVPSLAIVGEHDKLTPPWYHEYLAEEIPDCGLAHVEDAAHLAMLEQPTAFNAALEEFLSRL, encoded by the coding sequence ATGCAACGAGTGCGCCATCACGGGCGGGAAACCGCCTATCGGGTATCCGACCGCGGCGGGACGGGGCCGACGCTTCTGTGTATCCACGGCAGCGGGGGAAGCCACGGCGTCTGGAAGAGTCAGTCCCGGCTGGCGGACCGCTACCGGGTGGTTTCGCTGGACCTGTCGGGACACGGCGAGAGCGACAACGTCGACGCCGGCGCTGGAACCGAGGCGCTTTCGGCGTACGCGACGGACGTCGAGGCAGTCGCCGAGGAAACCGGTGCCGACGTGCTCGTCGGCAACTCGCTCGGCGGCGCGGTGGCGATGTGGGTCACGCTCGAACGCGAGTTCGATCCCGACGGAGTGGTGCTTGTCGGCACAGGTGCGAAGCTCTCGGTGCTCGAGGACCTGCTCGTGTGGCTCTCCGAGGACTTCGATCGGGTCATCGAGTTCCTTCACGCCTCGGACCGACTGTTTCACGACCCGGACGAGCGACTGCTCGAACTCTCGCGGGAGTCGATGCGGACGGCCGGCCGGGCGGTCACCGAACGGGACTTCCGGACCTGTCACACGTTCGACATCCGTGACCGTCTCGACGGAATCGACGTCCCGTCGCTTGCAATCGTCGGGGAACACGACAAGCTGACTCCGCCGTGGTATCACGAGTATCTGGCCGAGGAGATTCCCGACTGCGGGCTGGCCCACGTCGAAGACGCCGCGCACCTGGCGATGCTCGAGCAGCCGACCGCGTTCAACGCCGCTCTCGAGGAGTTCCTCTCGCGACTGTAG
- a CDS encoding Hsp20/alpha crystallin family protein encodes MNHHLQIDRDEGFLRRYDYGDRVVIAADLPVADEAVDVDVVGDTAIVVIERNGRIAESELDLPHGETSAGVNNGVLTIEIETDRTEDAIGSGDDSTELDEDA; translated from the coding sequence ATGAACCACCATCTACAGATCGATCGAGACGAAGGATTCCTGCGCCGGTACGACTACGGCGACAGGGTCGTCATCGCCGCCGACCTGCCGGTCGCCGACGAGGCAGTCGACGTCGACGTCGTCGGCGACACTGCCATCGTCGTGATCGAACGAAACGGCCGGATCGCGGAGTCCGAACTCGATCTTCCCCACGGCGAGACCAGCGCCGGAGTCAACAACGGCGTGCTCACGATCGAGATCGAAACGGACCGGACCGAAGACGCTATCGGATCAGGAGACGATTCGACCGAACTGGACGAAGACGCATGA